CTGTAACTCCCCTGCGCCACATTCGCCCAGTTGGTCGTGTACGGTGCCTGCGTGACTGTGGCAATGCTGTTGGTTCCGTTGAGGAACTCGACTTGCGCTATCGTGCCGTCGCTGTCTGTTGCTGTCGCATTCAGGATGATGGTTGCTGGTGCCGTGCCATTGGCCGGGTTGGCTGTGAGGCTGACCGTTGGTGCTGAGTTGTTGATGACATTGACGGTGACTGGTGCTGTCGTTGCCGTGGCGTTCTTGTTATCGGTCGCCTTGGCGGTGATGTTATAGCTGTTGGCTGTCACATTCGTCCAGTTGACACTGTAGGTGTTGCCGTTGGTGGTCGTTGGTGCGGTGGCAGTCCCTATCAGTGTTGCCCCTTGATAAAACTCAACCTTGCTAATCGTGCTGCCGGATGCGGGTGTAGCTGTCGCTGCCAGGCTGATGCCTGCCGGGGCAATGAAGGTGCCATTCGCTGGTACAGTCTGGGTAGTTTGCTTGAGTGCGGGTGTCAGACTGACAGTGGGTGGCGTTGTCGCTGCGGCCTTGACTTGCACACTGACTGCGGTACTGGTTTGCGTGAGGCTTTGGCTGTCAGTGACTTTTGCTGTCAGGCTATAAGTACCGATTGCGGCATTGGTCCAGCTATAACTGTAGGGGCTGGCTGTTGCGCTACCCAGCAGTGTTGCTCCATTGTAGAACTCGACTTTTGAGATGGTGCCTTTGCTGTCTGCTGCTGTGGCAGTGATGGCGATCGGTGTACCTACCGTGACACTGGCATTGTTGGCGAAGATGGGGTCAGGTCTCACATTACGACAATTCTAAACTAAGAAATGCATGAGTGGTTTTGCCCTGCTTCAAATGCCCGCACTGCCCTGCTGACCGTGACGTAGTGGACAGAGAAAAAAGCAGCAATCTCCGCCATGGAATATGCGCCAGAGCGATAAGCCTGGGCCATGGCCTCATTGCGATCACTGAAGTTTTCCTGGTAGGGTAAGCGTCCAGCCGCCCCACCTATAAAAAGAAGTTATAGCTGTGTAGAGTTCGGAAATGGCAGCAGCGAATCGATCTGGTTGTTAGGGCACGTCGGGAGACGTTCCAGGACGCTGGTCAGCCATTGCATCGGATCAAGGCCATTGAGCCTGGCGGTGCCCAGCAAGGTCTGGATGGCGGCAGCACGGCGGCCGGCGCGTTCTGAGCCGGCGAACAGCCAGTTCTTCTTGCCTATGGCAATCGGACGTATCGCGTTTTCGACCGCATTGTTATCAATCGGCAGCGTGCCCGAATCGATATAGCGCACCAGCGCCGGCCAGCGTTTGAGTGCGTGCTCAATGGCCTTGCCCGTGCCGCTGCCTGGTGCGACAGCTTGTTGCATCGTCTGCAGCCAGGCATGCAGTTCAACCAGTACCGGCCTGGCTTGCACTTGCCGTAGTTGCAGGCGCGCTTCGGCCGTCGCGCTCGCGGCCTGTTGCTCGATGGCGTACAGTGTTGCGATGCGGCGTAGTGCCTCGGCCGCCACCGGGCTGCCGTTGGCCGCATGTAGCTCGAAGAACCTGCGCCGCACGTGGGCCAGGCAAGCCAGTTCGGTCACGCCATCGGCGAACAGTGCCTTGTAGCCGGCATAGTCATCCACCATAAGATGGCCGCGCCATGTACCGAGGAAGGTGCGTGCGTGAGCACCGGCACGGCCGCTCTGGTAGTCAAACACGATAATGGGTGGCCCCTGGTCCAGATGGTTGGAGCGATAGGCCCACAAATAGGCGTGTTTGGTCTTGCCCTGGCCGGGATCAAGTTGGCGTACCGGGGTTTCGTCGGCATGCAGGCAAGGCCGCTGCAGCAGCAGCCCGGCTAGTCGCTCGCTTAAGGGTTGCAATACCACGCCGAGCTTACCTATCCAGCCTGCCAACGTAGAACGCGCCAGCGGCACACCCTGGCGGGCGGCGATCTGTTCCAGCCGGTACAGCGGCAAATGATCGGCAAACTTGCTGACCGCAACCCAGGCCAACAAGCCGGGAGCGGCGAGGCCACCATCGATCACCGCTGGCGGGATCGCCGCAGCGGTGACCGTGTCGCAGCCACGGCAGGCATATTGAGGACGAATATGGCGATGCACAAAGAAGCGTGCTGGTTCGACATCAAGTTGTTCGCTGACGTCTTCGCCGATCTTGACCAGGTCGCGCCCGCAGGCTGCACATTGGCAAGAGCTTGGTTCATGGCGGTACTCAATGCGCGGCAGTTCGCTGGGCAGCGGCTGGCGACCGGCACGGCTGCGCGGCTTGGCCGGACGCGGCGCTTGCAGCGCCTCCAGTTCGGCCTCCATCGCCGCCAGGTCGGCATCGCCGGCTTCGTTGAACATATCCAGTTGCTCGCCGCTGTAGGCTTCGCTGGCCTTGCCGAAACGGATGCGCCTGTGATGCGCCAGTTCCAGCGTCAGTGCCTTGATCTTGATGTCCTTGGCGTGCCCAGCGGCACTCAACGCATCCTGCTGTCTCTGCAGGACGTGTAGTTGGGCATCCTTCGCAGCGATCAACTCGTCCTTCTGGGCCAGCATGGCCTGCAACTGCGCAAGGAGCGCAGGGTCGGCGTTGGTATGGGCGAGTTGTTCGAGCAGATCCATGGCGCCATGTTAACAGATTCGCGTCGAAGTTAACAGGGACTTGCTACAGTGCCCAGGCTGCCGGAGCCGGTGCCGACAAGCGCTGCCAATCGACGCCGGCCACCAGCCACTGCCATTGCTCGGCGGTCAATTGCCAACTGAGCTCGCCAGGCTTGGGCCAGACGAATTGACCACGGTGCAGGCGGCGCACGCACATCCACACGCCGTTGCCATCCCAGCACACCACTTTGAGGCGTGTGTGGCGCCGGTTGCTGAAAACGTAGGCAGTACCGTCGCAAGGCATACGCCCCAGTGCTTGCTGGACGTAGGTTGACAGGCGGTCGATCCCGGCGCGGATGTCGACCGGCTGCACCGCCAGCCAGATGGCATCTGCCTGCCATTGCATCACAGGCCACGCAGCAGGTCGGACAGCCAGTCCGCCTTGACCTCGGGTGGCAGACGCAGTTCCCAGCCTTGCGGGCTGCGCAACATCAGCCCTGTGGGAGCAGAAGGAGCAGATGTTACTTGCACGGGTAATAGCGCAATGCCGGGATGCTGCGCTTGGGATGCTGACTTATTCTCAACAGACTGTTCGGCGATGAGTGCGCGCCGCCAATAGTCGAAGGTGGAGAACTTGAGGCCTGCATGCTCGCAAAAGGCGCGCTGACTCAGTGCACTCTGCTGCCACTGGGTGATGTGCTGTTGCCACTGCTGCCGCTTGGCTTGATCTCGTTTCATACTGCTCCTCTTTACTTGTGATGGGAGCGTGAGTCTGGATGAGGTCATCGTTCAATGCTAGATGGGGCGGCTGGACGCTTACCTGGTAGGTATGCAATGGTAAAGATATCGCACGTCGATGTGCAATGGAGACGTCTCTGAGGTCTTCCGGGCGCAATTGATGTTGGTATTTTTCGACAAACTCATCATCCCCCAGCAGCAGTTGGTGCCGGGTCGCCAGCAGGGGTGAAGCCAAGCCTATTCCGTCCAGTACAAACTTGGCATAGGCCACCCTGGCCTGCTTACGTTTACTGCCGAACTGTCCCAATAACCAGTCAGTGTCCAGCCACGGCGGCGCATGCTGATCACGCACGCAGTAGTCATAACTACTCCAGTGCCATTGCTCTGGCATTGCCACCATCCTGGCACGCACCGGATTGAGCACAATGTAGCGCGCCAGTTCCAATAAATGCGCTTCTTTTTGTACCAGGATAGCCTTGTACCTACCCTGGAACAAATGCCCCACTTGCTTGTGCCGACGATTGAAACACTGGGTATATAAACCATTGAGTTGACGCATGCCCCGCGACAAATTGCCATCGATGGTTTCCACCAGCAGATGGTAGTGATTACTCATCTCGCAGTAAGCATGCACCACCCAGTTAAAGCGGTCGCAGACCTCTGCCAGTACCGTCAACCACTCTTGCCTGTCCTCATCATCCAAAAAGATATCCTCACGCCTGTCCCCGCGAGAAGTGACGTGATACAAAGCACCTGCAAACTCTAGTCTTAGGGGTCTGGCCATTGCTCAAGCTCAACACAATTTTTGAAATGTATGAATGTAAGCGTAGTAATCGGCTCGCTGCCGAAAATCGCGCCGAAACAAACATTAAAATTTATTCATTGAAAATCAATGACTTAGAATGTTTACTTAAGAGACCTGACCCCGGCTTCCGCGTAGCAGCAAGTCTTCATTGGGTGCCTCTTATCGTCGCTTGTGCTCTCGTATGGACAAAGCGAAAGCCATTACTGCTGTTGCACACAAGCTGGCCAGGCTTATCTACATGATGCTGACAAAAGGTGAAGAGTACACTGATCAAGGGCAACAATATTATGAAGAGCGCTATCGCGAACGCGTACTCCATCATCTCGCAAAGAAAGCCGAAAAACTGGGTTTAAAACTCGTCAGCAATGAGGGCTGCCAATTTAAATCCAACTAAATCAAAGACTTAGATTTGTTTCTTAAGAGACCTGACCCCACCTTTCTTTGCAAAATCAAAGGTTTGGGCACCTGTGTACCAACATTACCGGCAACTTGGCTGGCCATCAACGGCCACCATGATGATCATCGCCCGTAAAATATTACGGATCGCTTTTACCTTGTTCAAGAACAAGACCGACTTTAATCCTGATCTGATCACAATAAAAACTTGACGGGAACCATAGAATCTAATCGGAGGCATCGTGGGCTGTCCAGCAAAGTGGAGGGGAATTCCCGTGCAAATCAACACTACTAATTACTTCAAAAAAGCGCCGTATGCATCCAATTGAATAGAAATTTCTAAATCAGCAACCCTACGAAGGATTTGCCAATCAAGGATTAATCCAGCAGTCCCTTCAAAAAACCATCCAATAAAAAAGTGCATTTGACCGCCGGAAGACGTCATTTTAACAATGTCGCTCTTTTTCGACTCCAATAGGTCAAGCGTTCGATTGATGGCAGCCTCCAAAGTATCATCCTGATCAAAATCTAATGTACATGTACAAAAGGACTGTTTATGTACTCCACCCAACAATCTGCCGTCTTTAGTTTTTCTTACTTCCCCGGCAGTATTCCATTTCCATGGAATCAGTCCAATAAGATCACAAAATACCAATAAATCTAGCTCAGGATGCGTCATCCTTAAAGATAGAGAAAATTCCTTATTCTTGCGTGGCGTCTTCATCAACAGTCATCCCTCTTATTTCTATTCCCGTTTCGACCATTCTTTCCTCCTTTTCCGCCAGGCTTTTTATTTGACTTTGTATCTGGTGGACCGTGATTAATTCCCTTTCCATCAACATCGCTGGTCCAAACATCTCCCGCTGGTGAAATGCCTGTCCAATCTTTAGGTCCCGCGTTAACCCCATCCTTGATTTCGTGTACCGTATCTCTGTCCCAACCTTGTTCATCAATACCTCTAGTTCCTCGTGGGGCATCAGTTGGTTTTGATTCATTGCCTGGTTTCGCTCCAGCGTTTGCGACCCAATTCGCTGCTTTTCGAACACTGTCCCAATTCCACGTCGGCAAATTAGCACTTGGTTTTGACCAATTAGTGTTTTGGCTCATATACCAAGCACCACCAATTACAACCCCAATACATGGGAGACACAATCCAGTGGGATCAACGCCATCAAGTGGACTGCTATTCACATAGTCATAAGTGGAGAGACTACCGCCATAGAGACCAATCGGATCACTCTGAACATACCTGCCCGCCTGCGGATCATAATCCCTATAGTAATTGTAATGCAGCCCCGTCTCAGCATCATACTGCTGTCCAGCGAATCGCAAATTGAAGACGAACTTAGCCGTTGCCTGCGTCGGTTGCTCATTCGGCAGTGACTCTCCAAACGGCGCACTATCCCAGCGCCAGACCTCATTACCATTCTGGTCTGTGATCACACGCGGCGTATCTATCTGGTCCGTATGGATATCATAAATCTTTGGTGCACTTGCCGTCACTGCGACCGGTACTGCTACTGAGGTCGTGCTTACCCCCAGGTTGTCCGTGGCTTTTGCCGTCAGGCTGTAACTCCCCTGCGCCACATTCGCCCAGTTGGTCGTGTACGGTGCCTGCGTGACTGTGGCAATGCTGTTGGTTCCGTTGAGGAACTCGACTTGCGCTATCGTGCCGTCGCTGTCTGTTGCTGTTGCATTCAGGATGATGGTCGCTGGTGCGGTGGCGTTGGCGGGGTTGGCTGTGAGGCTGACCGTTGGAGCGCTGTTGTTGATGACATTGACAGTCACAGGTGCTGTGGTTGCCGTGGCGCTCTTGTTGTCGGTCGCCTTGGCGGTGATGTTATAGCTGTTCGCTGTCACATTCGTCCAGTTGACGCTGTAGGTGTTGCCGTTGGTGGTCGTTGGTGCGGTGGCTGTGCCTATCAGTGTTGCGCCCTGGTAAAACTCGACCTTGGCAATCGTGCTGCCGGATGCGGGGGTGGCTGTTGCTGCGAGGCTGATGTCTGCTGGTGCAATGAAGCTGCCGTTCGCCGGTGCTGTCTGTGTCGTCTGCTTGAGGGCAGGCGTCAGGCTGACGGTTGGTGGCGTTGTCGCTGCTGCCTTGACCTGGACACTGGCGGCATTGCTGGTTTGTGTGATGCTTTGGCTGTCTGTTGCTTTGGCGGTGATGCTGTAAGTGCCGACTGCGGCATTGGTCCAGTTGTAGGTATAAGGGCTGGCTGTGGCGCTGCCGAGCAGGGTGGTGCCGTTGTAGAACTCGATTTTACTGATTGTGCCTTTGCTGTCTGTTGCTGTGGCTGTCATGGCAATGGGCGTGCCTACCGTGACGCTGGCGTTGTTGGCCGGTGCGGTCAAATTCACCGTGATGGGGTTGGTGACGGTGATGCTGATGAAGTTACTTGTCGCGGTGCCGCTGAGGTTGTCGGTGGCTTTGGCGGTGATGGTATAGCTGCCGGGGGCGACATTGGTCCAGTTGTAGCTGTAGGGAGCGGTCGTGCTGCTGCCGAGTAAGGTGGTGCCGTTGTAGAACTCGACTTTGCTGATCGTGCCATCATTGTCAGCCGCATTGGCTGACAGGGTGATGCTGGCTTTGCCGACAACGCTGCTGTTGTTGGCGGGTGCCGTGAGGCTGACCGTGGGGGCGTTGTTGACGATGGCAGCTATTGCTGTGGAGGTCTTGCTTTCATTGTGGCTATTTGTCGCTTTGGCGGTGAGGCTGTAGCTGCCGGTGGTGACGTTGGTCCAGTTGTAGACGTAGGGGGCGTGGTGACTGCACCCAGCAAAGTACTGCCTTGGTAGAACTCGACTTTGCTGATGGTGTCGCCACTGCTGGCGGCAACGGCTGTCAGGGTAATGGCTGCTGGTGAAGTGTAGCGGGCATTGTTCGTCGGGGTGTTCAGGCCGACGGTGGGTGCGACGGCGAAGGCTGGGCTGCTGATGGCGAGGCTGCCCAGTCCTGTGATGCAGGTCAGGGCTGCGCTGAGGGCTGCTCTGCTGAGTGATGGTTGGTAAAACAAATTTTTCTCCCCTGCCATCAGGTCTGCTCTCGTGGGTGACTTGATGGCTGTTTTTTCAGTAATGGGTTTGACTCTTGGATGCTTGTCTCTGGCTACCAGTTTCATCATTTGATGACCGCCACCGGAATGTTATCCAGATAGACGTAATCCACATCACCTTGCCCATTGCGTTCGCTGATGAGCCTGCCGTTCATGTCGTAGTGGTAGACGGTGTTCGTTGCGGGATTGCTGCCATTGGCGGGAACGTTCTTTTGTACGCGCTGGCCCAGGGCATTGATCTGGTATTGGACAGTACCAATGGCTGTCGTTGCAGTGATCATGCGGCCACGGGCGTCATAGCTGAACTGGTTGATGCCGTTGTTGGTGATGCTGCCATTGGGGTCAGTGGCAACAGGTTTGACCTGGCTATCAGTCACCTGGGCCAGTCGGTTGCTGGTGCTGGCGTAGCTGTAGCTGGTGTTGGCGGCGCCATTGGTCTTGGTGCTGCGGTTACCGACGGCATCGTAGCTGAAGCTTTGGCTGGTTTGTGGTGTGAGGTAGCTGGTCAGGCGGTCAAGGGTGTCGTAGCCGTAGGTAGCCTGGCGGTTGGGGTTGTTGACTTCGTTGATGGTGGCAATACGGCCACCGGCATCGTAGGTAATGGCTTGTACTTTGTTGCTGAGGGTAAAACTGGCAATGCGGCCTTCGTTGTCAAAGCCGCGTGTGTAGTTTTGACCAGCGCTGTTGCGGTAGCTTTGTACGCCGCTGAAGGGGCGGTAAGTTGCCTGGCTCAGGATGGTGGCAGCAATGCCGTCTTTGCTGGTGTCAATCTGGGTGATGCGCCCGAGGGCATCACGGGTGTAGCTGATCTGGCGGCCATTGGGGTAGGTCAGACTGCTTAACCGGCCTGCTGTGTCGTACTGGTAGCGGGTGACATTATTGACGCTGTTCATCACGCGGGTTTCTGTCAACACGCGGCCACGCATGTCGTAGGTGTAGCTGATGCTGCTGTTCTGGTCGCTGATGGTGCTGAGGCGGCCTTTGGCATTGGTACCCTGGTCATAGGTATAGGTGGTGACGCTGTTGTCGTGGTAGGTGATGCTGGTGATGCGGTTGAGGACATCATAGGTGTAGCGGGTGATTTGTCCTTTGGCGTCTTTTTTGGTGAGGACATTGCCTGCCGCATCGACGGTGAGTATGGTGTCGCCGGTGTCGGGGCTAGTGAGGCCCAGCTGGTTACCGAGACCATCAACATTATATAAAGTGGAGAGGTTGCGGGCATCGGTGACTTTGGTGAGGCGGTCTTGTCCGTTATATTCATAGCGGGTGATTTTATTGTCAGCGTCAGTCTGGGTCTTCAGGCGACCGAGTGCATCATATTCGAGTATGGTGATGGAGTTGTTGGCATTGAAGCTTTTGGTGACATTGCCCATGGCATCATAGGCAAACTGGCAGGTGGTGCTGGCAACAGTCTGGCCATACAGGCTGATCAATGTGGCGGCGAGTATGCTTCGTTTCATCAGGATAGATTTTTTCATTGGACGCCTCCGGTCACTTTTTGCAGGCGGTTGAGGGCGTCATAAATGCGGTCAATCTGGCGTGTGAGGTTGCCACTGCTGTCAGTGGTGGTTTCATTGATGCGGTTACCCATATTGTCGAGGGTGTAGGTGATGCTGTTGCCTAAGTTGTCGCTGACTTTTGTGAGGCGGTGGGCATCGTCGTAGGTGTAGCTGATGCTGCTGTTGTCTGGCAAGGTGACTTTGATCATCTGGCCTGCATTGTCGTAATCGTAGGTGGTGGTTTCTGACTGGCCGTCACCTGTGCTGACTTTTTGTTTGAGCCAGCCGCGTGGCGTGTACGTCAGAGTAGTGACGAGCCCATTGGGGTCGGTGATCTGGCCTACTCTGCCGTTGGCGTCGTAGTTATCCAGGGTGGTGATGTGGCCAGCGGCGTTGGTGATGGTGCTGAGGTTGCCTTTGGTGTCGTAGACGTAGGTGGTTTTATCAACGACATCGGTGCGCGGGCCGGTGACGGTCAGGACCTGACCTACTTCATTGTAGGTGTAGCTCCAGGTGCGGGGGCTGCCTGTCACTGTGGCATTGGCACCCTGGCTACCGTTCACGTCGCTGGTGGTTTGTTCTGTTCTGGTCAGGACGTTGCCTTTGCTGTCGTACGTATAAGTGGTACGCAGCAAGGGGACGTTGATTTGCAGGGGAGACGTAAAATTGGCATGCCAGCTGGTGGTGGTGGTTTGGGCCACTGCCGTGCCGCTCGCGTCAACACGTTTAGTTTCGAGGTTACGGCTCAGGTCATATTCGTAGGTGGTGATGGTGCCATTAAAATCAGTGGTGCTGGCGATATTGCCGTTGGCGTCATAGGTTTTGTTGCTGATGTTGGCGCAATTCACGCAAGGCTGGTCAACGCCGGTATTGCCGAGAGTATTGAGCATGGCTTTGAACTGGTAGGTTGCCGTTACCTTTTGCGGATTGGCGCTGGTACCAAGGTAGGTATCAACCACTGTAGATTGCACGCCGCTGGCATTGGCAGCAACGAAGCTGAGGGTGACTTTTTCTACACCGCCTGCATGCTGTGAAGATGTTGCACGGCCCATGCAGTCATAGGTCCAGCTGGCATAGCGCTTGCCGTTTTCGTCTATGATGCCGGTCAATACATAGGGCAGGCCACCAGAGCCATTACCCACTGAACTGGCATAGTCGCAGGCATTACCGCCATTAATATTGCTGGCCTCGTTGTACACATAGCTGCGGGTTTTGCCGTCAGGATAAGTGACTGAAGTAAGATTACTTGCATTGCAAGAAATACTCTGCGTGTTGCTGCCGCACCCCCCTGTCACACCATCGTAGGCATACTGATATTGTCCACCCGCCGGGTCAGTAATATTGTTGATGCGTCCCTTGGCGTCATAACTGAACTTGATCTGTTTGTTCCAGTTATCTGTCACGCACAAGAGCTTGCCTGCCTTCAGCGTCGGCCCTGCATTTGCCGTACCACAAACCGGCGCATCGGCCGGAAGACGACTGACTGTGGTGTCGTTCGTCGCGCCCGAACTATACGTCAGTTTATAGACAACACCATTTCTTTTGGTGATGGAAATCAAACGGCCTTTAGCGTCATATTGCTCTACTTCGTCGATTGATGTATTGCGCAAAGTCCAGCCAGTGACAGTCGTATTGTCGGCATTGTACTGAGCGAGCAGCTTGAAGTCAGCATTGGAATCACCCTGCCAGACCAGGCCATTGCGATTAAAAAAGACTTTATTTCCCCGTGGGCGTGTAACAGATACCGCTTCAGGGACCGTTGCAGTTGTCGTTGCTGGTTTGTTTTCACACCAGTATGCCTGATAGTCTGCAGAAATATAGCAATCAGAACGTGACTGATTGAGTGTCAAAGCCGCCTCTGGCTGTATGCGGGATTCAAAGTTGTGTGTCCACCTGCGACCAAACTGATTAACATCTGCAGAACCAGGCTTGAATGGATTACTGTCATAAAAGCGGGTAATGCTAAGATCACTGATATGAGCGACGCTAAATTCTTTTTCAGCTTGAACTTTTGCGCCAGTTGCAATTGAAATAGGGTTACCGCAAGAGGGGTTGGGGCCACCACCATCACCAGAGCCTGGACACATTTTGGGTGGCTCAGGTTGCGGCGGCTGATTGTAAACGCTAATGCAAGCCTGTTGCTTGCTGAACCAGCGGTAATAAGATGCTTGGCAGACACATGCCTTTGCAGCTTTACTGTATATGGTATTGGATGGGCAAACATATTGATAACTCGTAATCATCCCATGCTCTGAAACGACCTCTCTGCCATCGTACAGATAATTGCTGCAATAAATCGCAAATAGTGGATGCTCTTCATTTTCATCAGGAGGTGACGTATATTTAATTTCTTTCAAGCGCCCTGCTTGACCATCCAGCCAACTTGCATTTTCACAAACAAACTTGGCATGTTCATTGTCTGAAGAAAATTTTTTGTCACCAAACCAATACCCTTCATCGATAACCGACGTACTGGAAGACTGCGCATATGCACTGCTTGCGAAAAAAAACATCAGACTCAAACAAACAAGGCTCATAATGAACCGTGTGGACACAGAAAACACTGCAGGAAAATTTTTCCCGGTTAAAAACCAAGTCATTAAGGGCCTTTCGGGTGGCTTACGAAGATACATAAACAAGTTCCAAACGAATAAACAAAATTTGTAGTCACAGCGATGTGTCAGCCAACGACAGCTCAAACTTTAAGAGTACAGGCTACACAACAGAGCAAAAAATTAATGAGGCAAGCAGATACAGCAAGGGTCTGGTAAAACCAGCAGGCTAACTGCTAACTACCCTGGTCAAATAAACAGGTGTGTTAAGCGATGTGGATATCGAGAGCAGCAAAATATTCATCACTACAAAATACTCAGCTTAATTACATTTCAAGGAAAACGGGGCGCTCAAGCTGAACACCAGCATCAGCATCAGCAACGCTGACAGACGGCATGAAAAGGATTGCATAAACTTCATAAAGTGCTAACTCCATAAGGACAAACCTTGACCATGGCGGGCATGGCCAATTCGTCGTTGAACTTTAAAGAATGGGGTAAAAATGCATAAAAGCTGCGATGACAGGAGCAATTATTCCGGTCAACAATGACAGAGTGTCATATCTGCAGATAAATTCCGGCTGATATGATCTTTCAATGACCAGTGCCGGGAGTTGACATCTGTAAAATCAAAAAAATCAACGCTGCCATATGTATAACTATACGCAGCTTATTTGGATAAATCTTGGCGTTTTAAATTATTTCATTAACAATTAAATGCTTACTGCTCAACAATTTCTGGGCAATTATATGGTAAAAGCATAATCATTGTGAAATTTTGTTTCTCATTTATTTTAAACAATCATTGATCAAATATCACCATTACCACGCTATTTGTCAAATCTGTCAAATCAGACAAAATTATAAAAAGAATGGAATTCAGGCAATAAAAAAGCCAGTTGAGTTTGCACTCAACTGGCTTTAATCTATTACTCAGCAGATGCCGCACATGCAGCAAACGAACAGGTATTAATCTTGTACCTATCTTTCATGCATTACCAGTTTCCTCCCCCAAAACCGCACCGCCAATGCCGCCAGCGAAGTAACTGTTGCCATACCCGTCACGCCTATCCAGCCCCATTGCGCCAGCAGGGCGCTGCCCAGGGTGGCACCGGCTGCCATGCCGATGAACATGCCGACAAACAGCACAGCATTAAGGCGGCTGCGGGCGGCATTGTCTATACCATAGACTATTGTTTGATGAGCGATCAGGGTGCTTTGCACACCAAGGTCAAAGCCTACCGTGCCTATGCCCAGCAGCCACAGTTGTGCAGTGGGCGGCAACAGCGGGCTCAGGTTCATGATGGCGAACGATGCAGCGCTGATGCTGGCACCTACCTTGGTGACGAGCTCTGGTCCGTGCTTGTCTGCGAGATGGCCAGCCAGCGGTGCTGCCAGTGCACCTGCAGCACCGGCCAGGCCAAAGGCACCTGCGACTGCGCTGCCCAGATGGAACGGTTCTGCATGCAACATGACGGCCAGGGTGGACCAAAAGCCGCTGAAGCCCATCGCCAGCAAGCCTTGTGCAAGTGCGGCGCGGCGCAGTTTGCCATGACGGCGAATAAGTTCAAACAGTGAACCCAGCAAGGCACGGTAACTCATGGAGGTGGTTGGGGCAAAATGCGGCAGGCCACGCCAGACTGCAACAGCGATGAGTGTCACACCAAGCGCTGCCACGACGAACATGCTGCGCCAGCCAAATTGCTCAGCCACAAAGCCACTGACCACACGCGACAGCAAGATGCCCATGAACAGGCCTGTCATGACCGTACCCACGACCTTGCCACGGCGCGATTCATGCGCGAGGGTGGCCGCAGCAGGCACAATGTCTTGCGCCATCGT
This is a stretch of genomic DNA from Undibacterium sp. KW1. It encodes these proteins:
- a CDS encoding transposase yields the protein MARPLRLEFAGALYHVTSRGDRREDIFLDDEDRQEWLTVLAEVCDRFNWVVHAYCEMSNHYHLLVETIDGNLSRGMRQLNGLYTQCFNRRHKQVGHLFQGRYKAILVQKEAHLLELARYIVLNPVRARMVAMPEQWHWSSYDYCVRDQHAPPWLDTDWLLGQFGSKRKQARVAYAKFVLDGIGLASPLLATRHQLLLGDDEFVEKYQHQLRPEDLRDVSIAHRRAISLPLHTYQVSVQPPHLALNDDLIQTHAPITSKEEQYETRSSQAAAVATAHHPVAAECTESARLLRACRPQVLHLRLLAARTHRRTVC
- the tnpB gene encoding IS66 family insertion sequence element accessory protein TnpB (TnpB, as the term is used for proteins encoded by IS66 family insertion elements, is considered an accessory protein, since TnpC, encoded by a neighboring gene, is a DDE family transposase.) — its product is MQWQADAIWLAVQPVDIRAGIDRLSTYVQQALGRMPCDGTAYVFSNRRHTRLKVVCWDGNGVWMCVRRLHRGQFVWPKPGELSWQLTAEQWQWLVAGVDWQRLSAPAPAAWAL
- a CDS encoding IS66 family transposase, encoding MDLLEQLAHTNADPALLAQLQAMLAQKDELIAAKDAQLHVLQRQQDALSAAGHAKDIKIKALTLELAHHRRIRFGKASEAYSGEQLDMFNEAGDADLAAMEAELEALQAPRPAKPRSRAGRQPLPSELPRIEYRHEPSSCQCAACGRDLVKIGEDVSEQLDVEPARFFVHRHIRPQYACRGCDTVTAAAIPPAVIDGGLAAPGLLAWVAVSKFADHLPLYRLEQIAARQGVPLARSTLAGWIGKLGVVLQPLSERLAGLLLQRPCLHADETPVRQLDPGQGKTKHAYLWAYRSNHLDQGPPIIVFDYQSGRAGAHARTFLGTWRGHLMVDDYAGYKALFADGVTELACLAHVRRRFFELHAANGSPVAAEALRRIATLYAIEQQAASATAEARLQLRQVQARPVLVELHAWLQTMQQAVAPGSGTGKAIEHALKRWPALVRYIDSGTLPIDNNAVENAIRPIAIGKKNWLFAGSERAGRRAAAIQTLLGTARLNGLDPMQWLTSVLERLPTCPNNQIDSLLPFPNSTQL
- a CDS encoding DUF4279 domain-containing protein; the encoded protein is MMKTPRKNKEFSLSLRMTHPELDLLVFCDLIGLIPWKWNTAGEVRKTKDGRLLGGVHKQSFCTCTLDFDQDDTLEAAINRTLDLLESKKSDIVKMTSSGGQMHFFIGWFFEGTAGLILDWQILRRVADLEISIQLDAYGAFLK
- a CDS encoding Ig-like domain-containing protein, whose translation is MNLTAPANNASVTVGTPIAMTATATDSKGTISKIEFYNGTTLLGSATASPYTYNWTNAAVGTYSITAKATDSQSITQTSNAASVQVKAAATTPPTVSLTPALKQTTQTAPANGSFIAPADISLAATATPASGSTIAKVEFYQGATLIGTATAPTTTNGNTYSVNWTNVTANSYNITAKATDNKSATATTAPVTVNVINNSAPTVSLTANPANATAPATIILNATATDSDGTIAQVEFLNGTNSIATVTQAPYTTNWANVAQGSYSLTAKATDNLGVSTTSVAVPVAVTASAPKIYDIHTDQIDTPRVITDQNGNEVWRWDSAPFGESLPNEQPTQATAKFVFNLRFAGQQYDAETGLHYNYYRDYDPQAGRYVQSDPIGLYGGSLSTYDYVNSSPLDGVDPTGLCLPCIGVVIGGAWYMSQNTNWSKPSANLPTWNWDSVRKAANWVANAGAKPGNESKPTDAPRGTRGIDEQGWDRDTVHEIKDGVNAGPKDWTGISPAGDVWTSDVDGKGINHGPPDTKSNKKPGGKGGKNGRNGNRNKRDDC
- a CDS encoding Ig-like domain-containing protein; amino-acid sequence: MMKLVARDKHPRVKPITEKTAIKSPTRADLMAGEKNLFYQPSLSRAALSAALTCITGLGSLAISSPAFAVAPTVGLNTPTNNARYTSPAAITLTAVAASSGDTISKVEFYQGSTLLGAVTTPPTSTTGPTSPPAATASPPKRQIATMKARPPQQ